From Hymenobacter sedentarius, a single genomic window includes:
- the paaD gene encoding 1,2-phenylacetyl-CoA epoxidase subunit PaaD: MPVTAPDKAQILDWLQAVNDPEIPTISLIDLGVVRGVEVDEATGKVSVHLTPTFAGCPAMDYMKRDVERTLLAHGVPAVEVDISMREAWTSDMLTEAGRQALRQHKLSPPPVLGNQVLDLDFLEYAECPNCHGNNTELRTPFGATLCRAVHYCHDCRQLFEQFKPV; the protein is encoded by the coding sequence ATGCCCGTTACCGCTCCTGATAAAGCCCAAATTCTCGACTGGCTGCAAGCTGTGAATGACCCGGAGATTCCGACGATTTCACTGATTGACCTGGGCGTGGTGCGCGGCGTGGAGGTCGACGAGGCCACGGGCAAGGTATCGGTGCACCTCACGCCTACGTTTGCGGGCTGCCCGGCCATGGACTACATGAAGCGCGACGTGGAGCGCACGCTGCTGGCGCACGGCGTGCCCGCCGTGGAAGTCGACATCAGCATGCGCGAAGCCTGGACCTCCGACATGCTCACCGAAGCCGGCCGGCAGGCCCTGCGCCAGCACAAGCTCTCGCCGCCGCCAGTGCTCGGCAACCAGGTGCTCGACCTGGATTTTCTGGAGTATGCGGAGTGCCCGAACTGCCACGGCAACAATACGGAGCTGCGTACGCCGTTTGGGGCTACGCTGTGCCGCGCCGTGCACTACTGCCACGACTGCCGCCAGCTGTTTGAGCAATTTAAGCCGGTGTAG
- the paaC gene encoding 1,2-phenylacetyl-CoA epoxidase subunit PaaC gives MSLTFQDPRIDLLYRLADDQLILGHRNSEWNGLGPILEEDIAFSSMAQDKLGHSLQMYSMLHALGEPEPDTVAFTRNAPQFHCCQLVELPIGEYDFSLTRHFLFDHAELLRFEALASSSYEPLAQVARKLRGELKYHALHANTWMKRLGTATEEAIERMQRSLNFTLPYALGIFEKTETEPEIISSGLFVGEDELKNRWLESISKVLGQTALDMPDVNTLTPVFGGRHGQHTEFLQPLLDEMAEVFRLDPTADW, from the coding sequence ATGTCGCTGACTTTCCAAGACCCGAGAATCGACCTGCTGTATCGCCTCGCCGACGACCAGCTTATTCTGGGCCACCGCAACTCGGAATGGAACGGCCTGGGCCCCATTCTGGAGGAAGACATTGCCTTTTCGAGCATGGCCCAGGACAAGCTTGGTCATAGCCTGCAAATGTATTCCATGCTGCACGCGCTGGGCGAGCCCGAGCCCGACACGGTAGCCTTCACGCGCAACGCGCCGCAGTTTCACTGCTGCCAGCTGGTGGAGCTGCCCATTGGCGAATACGATTTCAGCCTCACCCGCCACTTCCTTTTCGACCACGCCGAGCTGCTGCGCTTCGAGGCGCTGGCCAGCAGCAGCTACGAGCCGCTGGCCCAGGTAGCCCGCAAACTACGCGGCGAGCTCAAGTACCACGCCCTGCACGCCAACACGTGGATGAAACGCTTGGGCACGGCCACGGAAGAGGCCATTGAGCGCATGCAGCGCTCGCTGAACTTCACGCTGCCCTATGCCTTGGGCATTTTTGAAAAGACGGAAACCGAGCCGGAAATTATTAGCTCCGGGCTGTTTGTTGGGGAGGATGAGCTGAAAAACCGGTGGCTGGAAAGCATCAGCAAAGTACTGGGCCAAACTGCCCTAGACATGCCCGATGTAAACACCCTAACACCCGTGTTTGGTGGGCGCCACGGCCAGCACACCGAGTTTCTGCAGCCGCTGCTGGATGAAATGGCCGAGGTGTTTCGCCTCGACCCCACTGCCGATTGGTAA
- a CDS encoding YybH family protein has protein sequence MKAILCSLLLAATLTSCTKTDEAVNIQSLNQEFISAWNNKDSGKITGFLADDVSFVQGNARWKGKGEVSQKWVSETLPTISDLKTSVVSSSTDVNTAYEAGTFSVDVLPAGPNQPHGFGEGNYIFLWKKGPDKTWKLSYAQLEDLPVQRRN, from the coding sequence ATGAAAGCCATTCTGTGTAGTTTGCTCCTGGCGGCAACGCTTACCTCTTGCACCAAAACGGACGAAGCGGTAAACATTCAAAGCCTGAACCAAGAATTTATCAGCGCTTGGAATAACAAGGACTCGGGCAAGATTACCGGTTTCCTGGCCGACGACGTGAGCTTTGTGCAGGGCAATGCCCGCTGGAAAGGCAAAGGAGAAGTCTCCCAGAAATGGGTGAGCGAAACCCTGCCCACCATCAGCGATTTGAAGACCAGCGTGGTGAGCTCTTCTACCGATGTCAATACTGCCTACGAAGCCGGTACGTTCTCGGTAGACGTGCTGCCGGCCGGCCCCAACCAGCCCCACGGCTTTGGCGAAGGCAATTACATTTTCCTCTGGAAAAAAGGCCCCGATAAGACCTGGAAACTGAGCTACGCCCAACTGGAAGACTTGCCGGTGCAGCGCCGGAATTAG
- a CDS encoding TetR/AcrR family transcriptional regulator, whose translation MSTTAPTRSRKAQIDRTATALFRARGFAATSMRELATELGLEAGSLYSHIKSKEEILHRVCFGLAEEFFAGFAAATLDSAAPIATQLRLAIEAHVRVLTRDSAASAVFLQEWRHLSEPARTEFLALRDRYEAAFRGLIQQGIAAGELHAPDAAFAALTLLASLNWLPAWYRPDGKLSPDEIAHRLAEQLLNGMRSYE comes from the coding sequence ATGTCTACTACCGCTCCCACTCGTTCGCGCAAAGCCCAGATAGACCGCACTGCTACGGCCCTGTTCCGGGCGCGCGGCTTTGCGGCCACCAGCATGCGCGAGCTGGCCACAGAGCTCGGCCTGGAGGCCGGCAGCCTGTATTCGCACATCAAGTCGAAGGAGGAAATCCTGCACCGCGTGTGCTTTGGACTGGCCGAGGAGTTTTTCGCGGGCTTTGCCGCGGCTACTCTCGACTCGGCGGCGCCCATTGCAACGCAGCTGCGGCTGGCCATCGAAGCCCACGTGCGGGTGCTTACCCGCGACAGCGCGGCCTCGGCGGTGTTTTTGCAGGAGTGGCGCCACCTGAGCGAGCCCGCCCGCACCGAATTCCTGGCCTTGCGCGACCGGTACGAAGCTGCCTTTCGCGGGCTGATTCAGCAGGGCATTGCCGCTGGCGAGTTGCACGCACCCGATGCGGCTTTTGCTGCGCTCACCCTGCTGGCCAGCCTCAACTGGCTCCCGGCCTGGTACCGGCCCGACGGAAAATTGTCGCCCGATGAAATTGCCCACCGCCTAGCTGAGCAGTTGCTCAATGGAATGAGGAGTTATGAATGA
- the thiL gene encoding thiamine-phosphate kinase: MSELTPLTAIGEFALIRRLQQGISTRQPSTVLGIGDDAAIIAPTPGTELVMTTDLLVEGIHFDLAFCPLRHLGYKAIAVNVSDVAAMNALPTQLVVGVSAGPRFTVEAIEELYAGMRLACEAYNVDLVGGDTTASRGGLTLAVTALGEAPAGDVVRRSGGKPTDLLCVSGDLGAAFLGLQVLEREKQAFLADPETQPELANYEYVVQRQLRPEARLDIIHELRELGVRPTSMIDISDGLASEVLHLCEASGTGARIFTEFLPIANPTLEAAAEFNLDPITCALNGGEDYELLFTVPVTDHEKLKNHPDITIIGHLAAKEEGANLVTKAGQAVPLQAQGWTSF; encoded by the coding sequence ATGTCCGAACTGACGCCCCTCACCGCCATTGGCGAATTTGCCCTCATCCGCCGCTTACAGCAAGGCATTAGCACGCGCCAGCCCAGCACGGTGCTGGGCATCGGCGACGACGCGGCCATCATTGCGCCCACCCCGGGCACCGAGCTTGTGATGACCACCGACCTGCTGGTGGAAGGCATTCATTTCGATTTGGCGTTTTGCCCGTTGCGGCACCTAGGCTACAAGGCCATTGCGGTGAACGTATCCGACGTGGCCGCCATGAATGCCCTGCCCACACAGCTGGTGGTGGGCGTGTCGGCGGGTCCGCGCTTCACCGTGGAAGCCATTGAGGAGCTGTACGCCGGCATGCGCCTGGCCTGTGAGGCCTACAACGTGGACCTGGTGGGCGGCGACACCACCGCCAGCCGGGGCGGCCTCACGCTGGCCGTGACGGCCCTGGGCGAAGCCCCCGCCGGCGATGTGGTGCGCCGCAGCGGCGGCAAGCCCACCGATTTGCTGTGCGTGAGCGGCGACCTGGGCGCGGCCTTTCTGGGCCTGCAGGTGCTGGAGCGCGAAAAGCAAGCCTTCCTGGCCGACCCGGAAACGCAGCCCGAGCTGGCCAACTACGAGTACGTGGTGCAGCGCCAGCTGCGGCCCGAAGCTCGGCTCGACATCATTCACGAGCTGCGCGAGCTGGGCGTGCGGCCCACTAGCATGATTGATATTTCCGATGGGCTGGCCTCGGAGGTGCTGCACCTATGTGAGGCCAGCGGCACGGGCGCCCGCATCTTCACCGAGTTCCTGCCCATCGCCAACCCCACGCTGGAGGCTGCGGCCGAGTTCAACCTCGACCCCATTACCTGCGCCCTGAACGGCGGCGAGGACTACGAGCTGCTGTTCACAGTGCCCGTAACCGACCACGAAAAGCTCAAAAACCATCCCGATATCACCATTATCGGGCACCTTGCCGCGAAAGAAGAAGGCGCCAACCTCGTAACCAAAGCCGGACAGGCTGTGCCGCTCCAGGCACAGGGTTGGACGAGTTTTTAG
- a CDS encoding phenylacetic acid degradation b, with protein sequence MIHSLDPRMNRLGLPDAPATAAAKEALDQFGTYEVFHQKKEGTPYVYVGPVHAPSADVAFLFAKEQYSRRFACTGLWVVPTSAITVTAYVGDQESAYDTLPLLPTSQAPTTPPIDDTAEEEAAYAAGEEDYDVFHLKKRGKAHQHVGKVRASSPADALQVAKAVFGEQRPVVNVWVARSADFLRSDDEDRDIWATTPEKKYRDAISYKVQDRIEKFKQEGLRQAEA encoded by the coding sequence ATGATACACTCCCTCGACCCCCGCATGAACCGGCTGGGGCTGCCCGATGCGCCCGCCACGGCCGCTGCCAAAGAGGCCCTCGACCAGTTTGGCACCTATGAGGTGTTTCACCAGAAGAAGGAAGGCACGCCGTATGTGTACGTGGGGCCGGTGCACGCGCCCTCTGCCGACGTGGCCTTTCTGTTTGCGAAGGAGCAGTACAGCCGGCGTTTTGCTTGCACCGGCCTGTGGGTAGTTCCCACCTCGGCCATCACCGTGACGGCTTATGTAGGCGACCAGGAATCGGCGTATGACACGCTGCCACTGCTGCCCACCAGCCAGGCGCCTACCACTCCTCCCATCGACGACACCGCCGAAGAGGAAGCTGCCTACGCGGCTGGCGAGGAGGACTACGACGTTTTCCACCTCAAGAAGCGCGGCAAGGCCCACCAGCACGTGGGTAAGGTGCGGGCCAGTTCCCCAGCCGACGCGCTGCAAGTAGCCAAGGCGGTTTTTGGCGAGCAGCGGCCCGTGGTGAACGTCTGGGTGGCGCGCTCCGCTGACTTTCTGCGTTCCGACGACGAGGACCGCGACATCTGGGCCACCACTCCGGAAAAAAAGTACCGCGACGCCATTTCGTACAAGGTGCAGGACCGCATCGAAAAGTTTAAGCAAGAAGGGCTCAGGCAGGCGGAAGCGTAA
- the paaA gene encoding 1,2-phenylacetyl-CoA epoxidase subunit PaaA, whose translation MYGSASTHDQPTTATTGLENEDPILLAEFEARIARGEKIEPSDWMPALYRKQLTRMIEQHAHSEIIGSLPEGTWITRAPGFRRKMAQMAKVQDEVGHAQLLYSAAETLGKTREQMLIDLINGKSKYSNVFNYPTPTWADSNVISWLIDAGAIVNQLANAKGSYGPYCRALDRICAEEAFHLKYGHDAVVHMATGTPIQRKMMQEALNRWWPAIMTFFGPSDKMSVHTEILMRWKVKMASNDECRNQFLDMYVPKIWEIGLTLPDPNLRKNEVTGQWEFTEPDWEDFKRVINGDGPCNAERIAVRRAAEENGAWVRRALLTPKTQYVRPLA comes from the coding sequence ATGTACGGTTCCGCCAGCACCCACGACCAGCCGACTACCGCCACTACCGGCTTGGAAAACGAAGACCCCATCCTGCTGGCCGAGTTTGAGGCTCGCATTGCGCGGGGCGAGAAAATTGAGCCAAGCGACTGGATGCCGGCCCTCTACCGCAAGCAGCTCACCCGCATGATTGAGCAGCACGCGCACTCCGAAATCATCGGCTCGCTGCCTGAAGGCACCTGGATTACGCGGGCGCCCGGCTTCCGCCGCAAAATGGCCCAAATGGCCAAAGTGCAGGACGAAGTGGGCCACGCGCAGCTACTGTACTCGGCGGCCGAAACCTTGGGCAAGACCCGCGAGCAGATGCTCATCGACCTGATTAACGGCAAGAGCAAGTACTCCAACGTCTTCAACTACCCCACGCCGACTTGGGCTGACTCCAACGTTATTTCCTGGCTGATTGACGCCGGCGCCATCGTAAACCAGCTCGCCAACGCCAAGGGCAGCTACGGCCCCTACTGCCGCGCCCTCGACCGGATTTGCGCCGAGGAAGCCTTCCACCTGAAGTATGGGCACGACGCCGTGGTACACATGGCCACCGGCACGCCCATTCAGCGCAAGATGATGCAGGAGGCCCTCAACCGCTGGTGGCCCGCCATCATGACCTTTTTCGGCCCCTCGGACAAGATGAGCGTGCACACCGAAATCCTGATGCGCTGGAAGGTGAAGATGGCCTCGAACGACGAGTGCCGTAACCAGTTCCTGGACATGTACGTGCCCAAAATCTGGGAAATTGGGCTGACTTTGCCCGACCCCAACCTGCGCAAAAACGAGGTAACCGGCCAGTGGGAATTCACCGAGCCTGATTGGGAAGACTTTAAACGCGTGATTAACGGCGACGGCCCCTGCAACGCCGAGCGCATTGCCGTGCGCCGCGCCGCCGAGGAAAACGGCGCCTGGGTGCGCCGCGCCCTGCTCACACCCAAAACGCAGTACGTGCGCCCGCTGGCTTAA
- a CDS encoding T9SS type A sorting domain-containing protein, whose product MPFCGAAHAQQGTELFFFEYDEGAHQTGVNYGGATTSTGSERAIEIFNPTNNVVSLNPYSIRRYSNGGTSVAEEERLLRSDASQQPVGANSMNAHTTFVIASGEAILPDIRNAANQFSVGHSPVSGPTVITGGGTVHINGNDAMALVRYISGTVGVGPGVVVDLIGVIGEDPLLQSCTTTSSGNWSGTNLLDGTGANAIYVSSTNQSLVRRPTVSGGVRYNPQFQNTVGSCPPVRQTGGYNIADKWMMYSTAFNGPIIAPATTPSSNPGGQSYKQLGQHIDYTGPFGAYQATITGTLAKFDANISVYPNPAHGTATVEIKDAKVASVTVMNNLGQRISAQAKGQGQEKLILDISRLKAGLYFVQIVSTDGQTKIYKELVVQ is encoded by the coding sequence TTGCCGTTTTGCGGTGCTGCTCACGCACAACAGGGTACCGAGCTATTCTTTTTCGAATACGACGAAGGCGCCCACCAGACGGGCGTGAACTACGGCGGCGCTACTACTTCGACCGGCAGCGAGCGCGCCATCGAAATCTTCAACCCGACCAATAACGTGGTCAGCCTCAATCCTTATTCCATCCGCCGGTACTCCAATGGGGGCACCTCCGTGGCCGAAGAGGAGCGCCTGCTGCGCAGCGATGCGTCGCAGCAGCCTGTGGGCGCAAACAGCATGAACGCCCACACCACGTTCGTGATTGCCAGCGGCGAGGCCATCCTGCCCGATATCCGCAATGCGGCCAACCAGTTCAGCGTAGGCCATTCGCCCGTGAGCGGCCCCACGGTAATCACAGGCGGCGGCACGGTGCACATCAACGGCAACGATGCCATGGCCCTGGTGCGCTACATCAGTGGCACGGTCGGCGTAGGCCCGGGCGTCGTTGTTGACCTGATTGGCGTAATCGGGGAAGACCCCCTGCTGCAGTCGTGCACCACCACCAGCAGCGGCAACTGGAGCGGCACCAACCTGCTCGACGGTACCGGCGCCAATGCTATTTACGTGTCGTCGACCAACCAGTCGCTGGTTCGTCGGCCTACTGTATCGGGCGGCGTGCGCTACAACCCACAGTTTCAGAATACGGTGGGTTCCTGCCCGCCTGTGCGCCAGACCGGCGGCTACAACATCGCCGATAAGTGGATGATGTACTCCACCGCGTTCAACGGCCCCATCATTGCGCCGGCTACTACGCCCAGCAGCAACCCCGGCGGCCAGTCGTATAAGCAGCTCGGCCAGCACATCGACTACACCGGTCCTTTTGGGGCTTATCAAGCCACCATTACCGGCACGCTGGCTAAGTTCGACGCCAACATCAGCGTGTACCCCAACCCGGCCCATGGCACCGCCACGGTCGAAATCAAGGACGCCAAGGTGGCCAGCGTAACGGTGATGAACAACCTGGGCCAGCGCATCAGCGCCCAGGCCAAAGGCCAGGGCCAGGAGAAACTTATCCTCGACATATCGCGCCTGAAAGCCGGCCTGTACTTCGTGCAGATTGTGAGCACCGACGGCCAGACCAAAATCTATAAGGAGCTGGTGGTGCAATAA